One Bdellovibrio bacteriovorus str. Tiberius DNA segment encodes these proteins:
- the groES gene encoding co-chaperone GroES encodes MGVRPLHDRILVRRMAEEEKTAGGLFIPDTAKEKPQKGEIIATGKGRVTEDGKILPLEVKVGDKVLFGKYAGTELKLDGAEYLMMREEDILGVFN; translated from the coding sequence ATTGGCGTTCGCCCACTTCACGACAGAATTCTAGTTCGCAGAATGGCGGAAGAAGAAAAAACCGCTGGCGGTCTTTTCATCCCTGACACAGCAAAAGAAAAACCACAAAAAGGCGAAATCATCGCGACTGGCAAAGGCCGCGTGACTGAAGATGGCAAGATCCTTCCATTGGAAGTTAAAGTTGGCGATAAAGTTCTTTTCGGCAAATACGCTGGAACTGAATTGAAACTGGATGGCGCAGAATACCTGATGATGCGCGAAGAAGACATCCTGGGCGTATTCAACTAA
- the groL gene encoding chaperonin GroEL (60 kDa chaperone family; promotes refolding of misfolded polypeptides especially under stressful conditions; forms two stacked rings of heptamers to form a barrel-shaped 14mer; ends can be capped by GroES; misfolded proteins enter the barrel where they are refolded when GroES binds), producing the protein MSKVITFSEDARTHILKGVNTLANAVKVTLGPKGRNVVIDKSFGSPLITKDGVTVAKEIELENKFENMGAQMVKEVASKTNDEAGDGTTTATVLAQAIYREGAKLVSAGHNPMSIKRGIDKAVAIVIDELKAMSKPVKGSNEVAQVGAISANNDKEIGQMLADAMDKVGREGVITIEESKTAKTEVTVVEGMQFDRGYLSPYFVTNAERMEAVLENAYVLVYDKKISSMKDMIGILEGVAKQGRQLLIIAEDVEGEALATLVVNKLRGTLHIAAVKAPGFGDRRKAMLEDIAILTGAKVISEDVGLKLEAATVADLGVAKRIVVDKDNTTIIDGAGKKNDINGRVGQIKAQIEETSSDYDKEKLKERLAKLAGGVAVIHVGAPSEVEMKEKKHRVEDALNATRAAVEEGIVAGGGTALLRASTKVDKSKFSEEEQFGATIIKRACEEPIRQIAANAGLDGAIVLDRILQNKSVSWGFNAYSDEYTDLIKDGVIDPVKVVRCALTNAASVSSLMLTTETMIAEAPKKESAAPAMPGHDGMGGMGGMM; encoded by the coding sequence ATGAGTAAAGTAATCACATTCTCAGAAGACGCTCGTACACACATCCTTAAAGGTGTGAACACTCTGGCGAACGCAGTAAAAGTAACTTTGGGACCTAAAGGTCGCAACGTTGTTATCGACAAATCTTTCGGTTCCCCACTGATCACTAAAGACGGTGTGACTGTTGCGAAAGAAATCGAACTTGAAAACAAATTCGAAAACATGGGCGCTCAGATGGTTAAGGAAGTTGCTTCCAAAACCAACGACGAAGCTGGTGACGGTACAACTACTGCGACAGTTTTGGCTCAGGCTATCTACCGTGAAGGCGCGAAACTTGTTTCCGCTGGTCACAACCCAATGTCCATCAAACGTGGTATCGACAAAGCAGTGGCTATCGTTATCGACGAATTGAAAGCGATGTCCAAGCCGGTAAAAGGTTCCAACGAAGTAGCTCAAGTTGGTGCTATCTCTGCAAACAATGACAAAGAAATCGGTCAAATGTTGGCAGATGCTATGGATAAAGTGGGCCGTGAAGGCGTTATCACTATCGAAGAATCCAAAACTGCAAAAACTGAAGTGACTGTAGTTGAAGGTATGCAATTCGACCGTGGTTACCTTTCTCCGTACTTCGTAACCAACGCAGAAAGAATGGAAGCGGTTCTTGAGAACGCTTACGTTCTTGTTTACGACAAAAAAATCTCTTCCATGAAAGACATGATCGGTATCCTTGAAGGCGTTGCAAAACAAGGCCGTCAATTGTTGATCATCGCTGAAGACGTCGAAGGCGAAGCATTGGCAACTTTGGTTGTTAATAAATTGCGCGGCACTCTTCACATCGCTGCGGTTAAAGCTCCGGGCTTCGGTGACCGTCGTAAAGCCATGCTTGAAGACATCGCGATCCTGACTGGCGCGAAAGTGATCTCTGAAGACGTTGGTTTGAAACTTGAGGCGGCGACTGTTGCTGACCTTGGTGTTGCAAAACGCATCGTTGTAGACAAAGACAACACAACAATCATCGATGGCGCTGGTAAAAAGAACGACATCAATGGCCGTGTTGGTCAGATCAAAGCTCAGATCGAAGAAACTTCCTCTGACTATGACAAAGAAAAACTGAAAGAGCGTCTGGCTAAATTGGCTGGCGGTGTTGCAGTTATCCACGTTGGTGCTCCTTCAGAAGTTGAGATGAAAGAGAAAAAACACCGTGTAGAAGACGCTTTGAACGCGACTCGCGCTGCGGTTGAAGAAGGTATCGTTGCTGGTGGTGGTACTGCTTTGCTTCGTGCTTCCACTAAAGTTGATAAATCCAAATTCTCTGAAGAAGAGCAATTCGGTGCGACTATCATCAAACGTGCTTGCGAAGAGCCAATCCGTCAAATCGCGGCTAACGCTGGTTTGGATGGCGCGATCGTTTTGGATCGTATCCTTCAAAACAAATCCGTTTCCTGGGGCTTCAACGCTTACTCTGACGAATACACTGATCTGATCAAAGACGGTGTTATCGATCCAGTTAAAGTTGTTCGTTGCGCTTTGACGAACGCGGCTTCCGTTTCTTCTTTGATGCTGACTACAGAGACTATGATCGCTGAAGCACCTAAGAAAGAATCTGCAGCTCCTGCAATGCCAGGCCACGACGGCATGGGCGGTATGGGTGGCATGATGTAA
- a CDS encoding outer membrane beta-barrel protein codes for MKSFLLSSLFVASCFISISPTAWAQTNAQNVYVSAADQDLAIKSIVLVPTTDNVGGIYAKPAEEELRTLLNEDKQWSLSNFPKDLKIKSETLDENPSEVQTVLQSTQSEAALTSKIIRGPRGISITLTLFVGREGLPLLQESLNDYKGFETAEIKNEVHRLFENLKYRMPFRATILSRRGQQVTLNLGSNYGLKPDSRVSVVQIIKINRHPKLKFMVSTEKEVLGRVKLFKVEPFMSFGYVEMEKDPGVIAVGSKVMPDEFVKYSTPITTPSGKVLQDISTRPDKDVAFGEEPTEWLPTMPPQFGKVELMAGFGNYTQNTSLTTPESVSGSNNFAPNILVRGELWLNPEWYMGVHLRQSVFSVDNNQAGSSPSSLNMSVGQYGVNAGYNFLLTNDFFGPKLQIGAGYMTTKFTVDGSTPTTFTSMDYSGFLISLAGQFPLSEEIPVDIGGRFDFYMNPGMSESQDSGSGSDSKINSFSFFMDYKMKTRFKIRGELMIENYSTDFSGATRATSTSHKMTTLFGGVQYLF; via the coding sequence ATGAAATCATTCTTGCTGAGTTCTCTCTTCGTCGCGTCCTGTTTCATTTCAATCAGCCCGACTGCGTGGGCCCAGACCAATGCCCAGAACGTTTACGTCAGCGCTGCCGACCAAGATCTTGCCATCAAATCCATCGTGCTGGTTCCAACCACTGACAATGTGGGCGGCATTTATGCAAAACCCGCTGAAGAAGAACTAAGAACTTTGTTAAACGAAGACAAGCAGTGGTCTTTGTCCAACTTTCCAAAAGATCTGAAAATCAAATCTGAAACCCTGGATGAAAACCCGTCGGAAGTTCAAACCGTTTTGCAATCCACGCAAAGCGAAGCAGCCCTGACTTCAAAAATCATCCGTGGTCCCCGCGGGATTTCCATCACGCTGACTTTGTTTGTGGGCCGCGAAGGCCTGCCGCTGCTGCAGGAATCCCTGAATGACTACAAAGGTTTTGAAACTGCGGAAATCAAAAACGAAGTCCACCGCCTGTTTGAAAATCTAAAGTACCGCATGCCTTTCAGAGCCACCATCTTAAGCCGCCGTGGCCAGCAGGTGACCCTGAATCTGGGCAGCAATTACGGGCTTAAACCTGACAGCCGCGTGTCCGTGGTTCAGATCATCAAGATCAACCGTCATCCAAAACTAAAATTCATGGTCAGCACCGAAAAAGAGGTTCTGGGTCGCGTGAAACTTTTCAAAGTTGAACCGTTCATGAGCTTTGGTTACGTCGAAATGGAAAAAGATCCGGGCGTGATCGCCGTCGGATCCAAAGTAATGCCGGACGAGTTTGTGAAGTACTCAACCCCCATCACCACTCCTTCCGGAAAAGTTTTGCAGGACATCAGCACCCGTCCGGACAAAGACGTGGCATTCGGTGAGGAACCGACGGAATGGCTGCCGACAATGCCTCCACAGTTCGGTAAAGTCGAATTGATGGCGGGCTTTGGCAACTACACCCAAAACACCAGCCTGACGACGCCAGAGTCGGTGAGTGGCAGCAACAACTTCGCTCCGAATATCCTGGTGCGTGGTGAATTGTGGCTGAACCCGGAATGGTACATGGGCGTTCACCTGCGCCAGTCTGTGTTCTCGGTTGATAATAACCAGGCCGGAAGCTCCCCTTCGTCTTTGAACATGTCTGTGGGCCAATACGGCGTGAATGCAGGCTATAACTTCCTGCTGACCAATGACTTCTTCGGTCCGAAGCTGCAAATCGGTGCGGGTTACATGACGACCAAGTTCACCGTGGATGGCAGCACGCCCACCACGTTCACCAGCATGGACTATAGCGGCTTCCTGATCAGCCTGGCGGGTCAGTTCCCGCTGTCTGAGGAAATCCCTGTGGATATCGGCGGACGCTTTGATTTCTATATGAATCCCGGCATGAGCGAATCCCAGGACAGCGGTTCAGGATCCGACAGCAAGATCAATTCCTTCAGCTTCTTTATGGATTATAAAATGAAGACGCGATTCAAGATTCGCGGCGAACTGATGATTGAAAATTACAGCACGGATTTCTCGGGTGCGACCCGAGCAACAAGCACCAGTCACAAGATGACGACGTTGTTTGGCGGGGTTCAGTATCTGTTCTAA
- a CDS encoding response regulator, whose product MKIRFAVIDDAAFLRELIKNLVTSEGGLCVGEAANGDEAVALVSATLPDLVFLDMVMPLRNGIETAKILKELHPEIKIIGCSTIDQEALVQKAFEAGFDAYLPKPFSKEQLLKEITKVLPHLGESTHGRT is encoded by the coding sequence ATGAAGATTCGTTTTGCTGTAATTGATGATGCCGCCTTCTTGCGTGAACTTATCAAAAATCTTGTGACCTCTGAAGGAGGCCTTTGCGTCGGCGAGGCTGCCAACGGGGACGAGGCGGTAGCGCTGGTGTCAGCGACTCTGCCCGATCTGGTATTTTTGGATATGGTCATGCCTCTTCGTAATGGCATCGAAACCGCAAAGATTCTGAAAGAGCTTCATCCCGAAATCAAGATCATCGGTTGTTCCACAATCGATCAGGAAGCTCTGGTGCAGAAAGCCTTCGAGGCGGGCTTTGATGCTTATCTGCCAAAACCATTCAGCAAAGAACAGCTTTTAAAAGAAATCACAAAAGTATTACCGCATCTGGGAGAATCCACTCATGGAAGAACTTAA
- a CDS encoding DUF6531 domain-containing protein produces MKKALLAFAFLFSAQAFALVDMKNANYSNTWIDMDVPGSGYDLKIVRTYNSRSLFNGMFGFGWCSDFETGMEVTAEGNIKVKECGGGLEVTFSPREITRKDVDSSIAQIVNKMKAEKKVGLTEAAINTLKTQLLEDDSLRADYARQYGITVPVKEGTKFYANGREVEHFTFNKTYYTRNLPDGSSQRFNPQGKLTHIYDKNNNFLKFDYDKDVISTLQDNNGRRLTFKYFQNKKVKTITGPNGLMAEYKFANLDDLASVKNAWLKTYTYEYDELHNLTKATWPDKTFVALKYDKQKDWVLAFADRDKCIETYKYEDSPTDPKNHYWSTVKKTCGKEVMADNKYEFWHQQRADGQFYLQRVMTTVNGNVTDITYHEVFGKPVSIRRNADRISYEYYPDGLVKVKAAPNMKMAFEYDAKVKKVSSVNSTYFNEKGAKVATKAAQFKYDGKGNLSYAQNSDGQKINMTYDNRGRIATITDQAKKVVKIEYEERYGKPSVVTRPGLGTIVVSYKPNGEINKVDSKEGPSVAMQVASTFNNLLDIIAPATAELYL; encoded by the coding sequence ATGAAGAAAGCACTCTTGGCGTTCGCCTTTCTTTTTTCTGCCCAGGCGTTCGCGCTTGTGGATATGAAAAATGCCAACTACTCCAACACCTGGATCGATATGGATGTTCCGGGCAGCGGGTATGATCTTAAAATCGTGCGCACTTATAACAGCCGTTCACTTTTCAACGGCATGTTCGGCTTTGGCTGGTGCTCTGATTTTGAAACCGGGATGGAAGTCACTGCCGAAGGCAATATCAAGGTAAAAGAATGCGGTGGCGGCCTTGAAGTGACCTTCTCGCCTCGTGAAATCACCCGTAAGGATGTCGACAGCTCTATCGCGCAAATCGTGAACAAGATGAAAGCGGAAAAGAAAGTCGGCCTGACCGAGGCGGCGATCAACACGCTGAAAACACAATTGCTTGAAGACGACAGCCTGCGCGCGGACTATGCCCGTCAATACGGAATCACGGTTCCGGTTAAAGAAGGCACCAAGTTCTACGCCAACGGCCGCGAAGTTGAACACTTCACGTTCAACAAAACGTATTACACCAGAAATCTTCCTGACGGCAGCTCTCAGCGCTTCAACCCGCAGGGAAAACTGACTCATATCTATGACAAGAACAACAACTTCCTGAAGTTCGACTATGACAAGGACGTGATTTCCACACTCCAGGACAACAACGGTCGTCGTCTGACTTTCAAATACTTCCAGAACAAAAAAGTTAAAACCATCACCGGCCCGAATGGTCTGATGGCGGAATACAAGTTCGCCAACCTGGATGACCTGGCTTCCGTAAAGAATGCCTGGTTGAAAACGTACACTTACGAATACGATGAGCTTCACAATCTGACCAAGGCGACTTGGCCGGACAAAACGTTTGTCGCTTTGAAGTACGACAAACAAAAAGACTGGGTTTTGGCATTTGCAGACCGCGATAAATGTATCGAGACCTACAAATACGAAGACTCCCCGACAGATCCGAAAAATCACTACTGGTCCACAGTGAAAAAGACCTGCGGCAAGGAAGTGATGGCGGATAATAAGTACGAATTCTGGCACCAGCAGCGCGCTGACGGTCAATTCTATCTTCAGCGCGTGATGACGACTGTGAACGGCAACGTCACCGACATCACTTATCATGAAGTCTTTGGCAAACCGGTTTCCATCCGTCGTAATGCCGACCGTATCTCTTATGAATACTATCCAGATGGTTTGGTGAAGGTGAAAGCCGCACCGAACATGAAGATGGCGTTTGAGTACGATGCCAAGGTTAAAAAGGTCAGCTCTGTGAACAGCACCTACTTTAACGAAAAGGGTGCCAAAGTAGCCACCAAGGCCGCTCAGTTCAAATACGATGGCAAAGGAAACCTTTCCTATGCCCAGAACAGCGATGGCCAGAAGATCAATATGACATATGATAACCGCGGCCGTATTGCGACCATTACAGATCAGGCCAAGAAAGTGGTTAAAATCGAGTACGAGGAACGCTATGGTAAACCATCCGTAGTTACCCGTCCCGGTTTGGGCACAATTGTGGTATCCTATAAACCAAATGGTGAAATCAACAAAGTGGACAGCAAAGAGGGGCCATCTGTAGCCATGCAGGTAGCCAGCACATTTAATAACCTCTTGGATATCATTGCTCCCGCAACTGCGGAACTTTACCTGTAA
- a CDS encoding type II secretion system F family protein: MSFLFNEWVMIPLFGICVFVIVILWADKAIAWLHKRSLGQRDEVIKILRVMGMDVDEKKVTLIILLMSFGLGALVFLVFWPSVLMGAFFGASITVAGWQLPLLLVRMIYENRCTKFVDQMVDGLTIMANGIKAGSNPQESMKRVVEIMGNPMSQEFAQVLYQMQVGDSFESALNDLGNRIPRPDVQMFVTSINILKETGGNLAETFQTIVLVVRERQKVEKKIQALTAQGMMQGIIVTLIPFILMAVFLVIDPAFIKPMFNTTLGLVLLAAMLGLQIIGGVLIKKLVTIKV, translated from the coding sequence ATGAGTTTCCTGTTTAACGAATGGGTTATGATCCCTCTGTTTGGCATCTGTGTTTTCGTCATCGTCATCCTGTGGGCTGACAAGGCGATTGCATGGTTGCACAAGCGCAGCCTTGGCCAGCGCGACGAGGTGATCAAGATTCTTCGTGTGATGGGAATGGACGTTGACGAAAAGAAAGTCACGCTGATCATCCTGCTGATGAGTTTCGGTCTGGGTGCTTTGGTCTTCCTGGTCTTCTGGCCCAGTGTTTTGATGGGCGCCTTCTTTGGTGCTTCCATCACCGTGGCGGGCTGGCAGCTGCCTTTGCTTTTGGTGCGCATGATCTATGAAAACCGCTGCACCAAGTTTGTCGATCAGATGGTCGATGGTCTTACGATCATGGCCAACGGTATCAAGGCCGGATCCAATCCGCAGGAATCCATGAAGCGCGTTGTGGAGATTATGGGAAATCCCATGAGTCAGGAATTTGCGCAAGTTTTGTATCAGATGCAAGTCGGTGACAGCTTTGAAAGCGCCCTGAATGACCTGGGGAACCGCATCCCGCGCCCGGATGTGCAGATGTTTGTGACCTCCATCAACATCCTCAAAGAGACCGGTGGTAATCTGGCAGAAACTTTCCAGACCATCGTACTGGTCGTGCGCGAACGACAAAAAGTAGAGAAAAAAATTCAGGCTTTGACCGCTCAGGGGATGATGCAAGGGATAATCGTCACTCTGATTCCATTTATCTTGATGGCCGTATTCCTGGTGATCGATCCGGCTTTCATCAAACCTATGTTTAACACAACCCTAGGTCTAGTGTTACTGGCAGCGATGCTGGGTCTGCAAATAATCGGTGGCGTGCTTATTAAAAAGCTTGTTACCATTAAAGTGTAG
- a CDS encoding ATPase, T2SS/T4P/T4SS family produces the protein MAINPNCNLIAVVGGKGGVGKSVFAANFACTIMNELRSQVLLIDADARSVGDQNVIMGLKPQKTLKELASFQGSLNSQPMNTLVTMHQSGLAYLGAVRGPEESLNINPDLLGKLVEFFSRAYKFIIVDVGTDLGPAQMAVLQEATAIMIVTTPEVLVVTQTQRLVNELLSATLPKDMFQLVINKASPTGLSPQTISNQLQLPFLGIIPQDEATAMMSLQKYTPFVISAPKAPVTAAYYDVARKLTGGILQRLKTLSRPKPAPAAAAAAGDSASTGSTQGMDARTLLKIRIHNELIRTVDLKKLLVDGKQDENKEKEVREKTKREITLIVDREAPDSAREERSKLIKEVLEEALGLGPLEDLLADPDVTEIMVNGNKRVFVEKSGKVQLSPVTFTSNDHLRRIIERIVTPLGRQINDSTPYVDARLKDGSRVNAVIEPLAIDGPALTIRKFKKGGITAEKYIGYGSITKNMIDFLRICVENGLNVVISGGTGSGKTSLLNMLSSFIPSNERVITVEDAAELQLQQEHVVRLETRPASMEGSNAIHIRDLIKNALRMRPDRIIVGECRDGAALDMLQAMNTGHDGSMTTTHANSPRECVARLETLCMMSGMDLPMRAIREQIAGAVNLIVQISRLSDGSRKILSITEVAGMQGDVVTLAEIFRFKETGYDKNRKIQGTFQATGTIPSFIQKLSDKGVVIPREIFANDPNAGTPAAAAPAKPPIPAAMAPKMPGVAPVKKSG, from the coding sequence TTGGCTATCAATCCTAATTGTAATCTCATCGCAGTGGTTGGCGGTAAAGGCGGCGTTGGAAAATCCGTCTTCGCAGCCAATTTCGCCTGCACCATCATGAACGAACTCCGCAGCCAGGTTCTTCTGATCGATGCTGATGCTCGCAGCGTCGGCGATCAGAACGTGATCATGGGACTGAAACCCCAGAAAACACTGAAGGAACTTGCAAGCTTCCAGGGCTCTTTGAACTCCCAGCCGATGAACACACTCGTCACAATGCACCAGTCAGGTTTGGCTTATTTAGGTGCGGTTCGCGGCCCGGAAGAAAGCCTGAACATCAATCCGGATCTTTTGGGAAAACTGGTGGAGTTCTTCTCCCGCGCTTATAAATTTATCATCGTCGATGTGGGTACGGATCTGGGCCCGGCGCAAATGGCCGTGCTTCAGGAAGCCACTGCAATCATGATCGTGACGACTCCGGAAGTTCTGGTGGTGACGCAGACGCAGCGTCTGGTGAATGAACTTCTTTCTGCCACTTTACCTAAAGACATGTTCCAGCTGGTGATCAACAAGGCTTCTCCGACGGGTCTTTCCCCGCAGACGATCTCCAATCAGCTGCAACTGCCTTTCCTGGGAATCATTCCTCAGGATGAAGCCACTGCCATGATGTCCCTGCAAAAGTACACGCCGTTTGTGATCTCCGCCCCGAAAGCTCCGGTCACGGCCGCGTACTATGATGTTGCCCGTAAACTGACCGGCGGGATTTTGCAGCGCCTGAAAACCCTGTCTCGTCCAAAGCCAGCCCCGGCGGCGGCAGCGGCCGCTGGCGACAGCGCCAGCACGGGTTCCACGCAAGGAATGGATGCACGCACCCTGCTAAAAATTCGCATTCATAACGAACTGATTCGCACCGTGGATCTTAAAAAGCTATTGGTCGACGGCAAGCAGGATGAAAACAAAGAAAAAGAAGTCCGGGAAAAAACCAAACGCGAAATCACCTTGATCGTGGATCGTGAAGCCCCGGATTCCGCCCGTGAAGAACGCTCCAAGCTTATCAAAGAGGTTTTGGAAGAAGCTCTGGGACTGGGTCCGCTGGAAGATCTACTGGCTGATCCGGATGTCACCGAGATCATGGTCAACGGTAACAAACGGGTCTTCGTCGAGAAAAGCGGCAAGGTTCAGCTAAGCCCGGTGACCTTCACCTCCAACGATCACTTGCGCCGTATTATCGAGCGTATCGTGACACCGCTGGGTCGTCAGATCAATGACTCCACTCCGTATGTGGATGCGCGTTTGAAAGACGGTTCGCGTGTGAACGCCGTGATTGAGCCTTTGGCGATCGACGGCCCGGCACTGACAATTCGTAAATTTAAAAAAGGCGGTATCACCGCTGAAAAATATATCGGTTACGGAAGTATCACCAAGAACATGATCGACTTCCTGCGCATCTGCGTGGAAAACGGTCTGAACGTGGTGATCTCTGGTGGTACCGGTTCAGGTAAAACATCCCTGCTGAATATGCTGTCTTCCTTCATCCCGTCCAACGAACGTGTCATCACGGTCGAGGATGCGGCCGAGCTGCAGCTGCAACAGGAGCACGTTGTGCGCCTGGAGACACGCCCGGCTTCGATGGAAGGCTCTAACGCCATTCATATCCGTGACCTGATCAAGAATGCCCTGCGTATGCGTCCGGACCGTATCATCGTCGGTGAGTGCCGTGACGGCGCCGCTTTGGACATGTTGCAGGCCATGAACACGGGTCACGATGGTTCCATGACCACGACTCACGCAAACTCTCCGCGTGAATGTGTGGCCCGTCTGGAAACACTTTGTATGATGTCCGGTATGGATCTGCCAATGCGTGCGATCCGCGAACAGATCGCCGGCGCAGTGAATCTGATTGTGCAGATCTCCCGTCTGTCGGATGGTAGCCGTAAAATCCTGAGCATCACCGAAGTGGCAGGCATGCAAGGGGACGTGGTGACTTTGGCTGAAATCTTCAGATTCAAAGAAACCGGTTACGACAAGAACAGAAAAATCCAGGGGACTTTTCAGGCAACCGGTACCATCCCAAGCTTTATCCAAAAATTGAGCGACAAGGGTGTTGTGATTCCGCGTGAGATCTTTGCCAATGATCCGAACGCAGGCACACCGGCAGCGGCCGCTCCTGCAAAACCACCAATCCCAGCTGCGATGGCGCCAAAAATGCCAGGCGTGGCTCCAGTGAAAAAATCGGGGTAA
- a CDS encoding BON domain-containing protein — MRRKILITGLLSLFMISGSVAWAQEELEASPTSSTEGEEGVYRSRKFINLTLGIEQDEKLPPLPDSIEFKGDFRRIVTAAYAKDLNVMRFTPKGEGFATLTIHDKRNGKIVAEFRIDVKKSKLDKVVREMRALLGDIEGINIKIVNNRVVVDGQILLPKDLARIYNVVQQFGEQASSLVTLSPLAQKKIAEFIARDINNPEIEVRAVNEKIILQGWANSDEEAKRAEIIAKTYLPDIVIEAAEEKGVIKKRRPANDGVINLIQIKEAPAKPPSKMIQLVVHYVELNKDYSKAFKFQFTPELGDNSQMTFQTGGDSPGGVISSITGTVSNLLPKLNWAKQHGHARVLESTSLIVEDGKKGEIKQVTNQPYPVIGKDGTQGTAFAEVGIVTAITPVLLGEKSGSVHMEMAFKVSSLLGNTPSGAPITSANEMTSTVTVRDRQSAAVGGLIRNSTSTGYNRPAGQKNPIISLYASKDFIKQQSQFVVFVTPIVKTSASSGAEQIKKKFRLRD; from the coding sequence ATGAGACGTAAAATTCTGATCACCGGACTGCTAAGTCTGTTTATGATCAGTGGAAGTGTGGCCTGGGCCCAGGAAGAACTGGAAGCCTCGCCGACATCATCCACAGAAGGTGAAGAGGGCGTATACCGTTCTCGCAAATTCATCAATCTCACCCTCGGCATTGAGCAGGACGAGAAGCTTCCCCCGCTTCCGGACAGCATTGAATTTAAAGGTGACTTCCGTCGTATCGTGACTGCCGCCTATGCAAAGGATCTGAACGTCATGCGTTTTACTCCGAAGGGTGAGGGTTTTGCGACCCTGACCATTCACGACAAACGCAACGGCAAGATCGTCGCGGAATTCCGCATTGACGTCAAGAAAAGCAAACTCGACAAAGTGGTGCGTGAGATGCGCGCCCTTCTGGGTGACATCGAAGGTATCAACATCAAGATCGTGAACAACCGCGTGGTTGTGGATGGTCAGATCCTTTTGCCAAAAGATCTGGCGCGTATCTATAACGTGGTTCAGCAGTTCGGTGAACAGGCGTCCTCGCTTGTGACCCTGAGCCCGCTGGCGCAGAAGAAAATAGCGGAATTCATCGCCCGGGACATCAACAATCCGGAAATCGAAGTCCGTGCGGTGAATGAAAAAATCATTCTGCAGGGCTGGGCCAATTCTGATGAAGAAGCCAAACGTGCCGAGATCATCGCCAAGACCTATCTGCCCGACATCGTGATCGAGGCGGCCGAGGAAAAGGGTGTTATTAAAAAACGCCGCCCGGCGAATGATGGTGTGATCAATCTGATTCAGATCAAAGAAGCTCCGGCGAAACCACCAAGCAAAATGATCCAGCTGGTGGTGCACTATGTGGAACTGAACAAGGACTATTCCAAGGCCTTCAAGTTCCAGTTCACTCCGGAACTGGGTGACAACTCGCAGATGACCTTCCAGACCGGTGGTGATTCTCCGGGTGGTGTGATCAGCTCGATCACCGGAACTGTTTCCAATCTTTTGCCTAAACTGAACTGGGCAAAACAACACGGTCATGCGCGCGTGCTTGAAAGCACCAGTCTGATTGTGGAAGACGGTAAAAAAGGTGAAATCAAACAGGTGACCAATCAGCCTTATCCAGTCATCGGTAAAGACGGCACTCAAGGGACCGCATTTGCCGAAGTGGGTATCGTGACGGCGATCACACCGGTATTGCTGGGTGAAAAGTCCGGCAGCGTGCACATGGAAATGGCCTTTAAGGTGTCCAGCCTTCTGGGTAACACTCCAAGTGGTGCGCCGATCACCAGTGCGAATGAAATGACCTCCACCGTGACGGTGCGAGATCGTCAAAGCGCGGCGGTGGGTGGTTTGATCCGTAACTCGACCTCGACCGGATACAATCGTCCGGCTGGTCAGAAGAATCCGATCATCAGCCTTTATGCATCCAAAGACTTCATCAAGCAACAAAGCCAGTTCGTGGTCTTTGTCACACCGATAGTTAAGACTTCTGCCAGCTCCGGGGCTGAGCAAATTAAGAAGAAGTTCCGTTTACGCGACTAG